TGTAAGAATGAGCAGAATCTGCAGTTGCAGTCTGTAACGGACATGTCGCTTTGTTTGGGGTGACATAATTGCACTACACTATTATACACAAtgtatgaaaagaaaacagttgaTCTTCATTCACTGGttgtttttgcttatttcacCAGTCCAATCTTCTTTGCTTCAGTTTCATAGATGAGTAGCCTCCACATCTTCACTATGAACACTTCAGCCTCTTCATCAAGAACCTAAAAcaagagacaaacagaaaatgtacagttacacATCACGAAGAATGGAACATTTGTTgcatctcttctctctctgttccaTACACGGGGTTCCCATACATTTTCATGAATAAAATTTCATAcatgtatagtatgtcgtcagaaaccATGAAAacaggtcatagtatagtatgtcggccaaaatcatgaaaaaacgtcatggtatagtatgtcgtccaaaatcatgaaaaaacgtcatggtatagtatatcgtccgaaataatgaaaaaacgtcatggtatagtatatcgtccgaaataatgaaaaaaccccgtcatagtatagtatgtcgtcaaaaataacGAAAAAgggtcatcgtatagtatgtcgtccgaaataatgtcaaaatgtcatagtatagtatgtcgtccgaaatcatgaaaaaacccCNACGAAAAAgggtcatcgtatagtatgtcgtccgaaataatgtcaaaatgtcatagtatagtatgtcgtccgaaatcatgaaaaaacgtcatagtatagtatgtcgtccaaaatcatgaaaaaatgtcatagtatagtatgtcgtccaacaCCACAAAAaacggtcatagtatagtatgtcgtccaaaatcatgaaaaaacgtcatgaTATAGTATATCGTccgaaataatgaaaaaacatcatagtatagtatgtcggccaaaaccatgaaaaacagtcatagtataagCCGTccgaaataatgaaaaaaccccgtcatagtatagtatgtcgtcaaaaataacGAAAAAgggtcatcgtatagtatgtcgtccgaaataaTGTCAAANNNNNNNNNNNNNNNNNNNNNNNNNNNNNNNNNNNNNNNNNNNNNNNNNNNNNNNNNNNNNNNNNNNNNNNNNNNNNNNNNNNNNNNNNNNNNNNNNNNNNNNNNNNNNNNNNNNNNNNNNNNNNNNNNNNNNNNNNNNNNNNNNNNNNNNNNNNNNNNNNNNNNNNNNNNNNNNNNNNNNNNNNNNNNNNNNNNNNNNNNNNNNNNNNNNNNNNNNNNNNNNNNNNNNNNNNNNNNNNNNNNNNNNNNNNNNNNNNNNNNNNNNNNNNNNNNNNNNNNNNNNNNNNNNNNNNNNNNNNNNNNNNNNNNNNNNNNNNNNNNNNNNNNNNNNNNNNNNNNNNNNNNNNNNNNNNNNNNNNNNNNNNNNNNNNNNNNNNNNNNNNNNNNNNNNNNNNNNNNNNNNNNNNNNNNNNNNNNNNNNNNNNNNNNNNNNNNNNNNNNNNNNNNNNNNNNNNNNNNNNNNNNNNNNNNNNNNNNNNNNNNNNNNNNNNNNNNNNNNNNNNNNNNNNNNNNNNNNNNNNNNNNNNNNNNNNNNNNNNNNNNNNNNNNNNNNNNNNNNNNNNNNNNNNNNNNNNNNNNNNNNNNNNNNNNNNNNNNNNNNNNNNNNNNNNNNNNNNNNNNNNNNNNNNNNNNNNNNNNNNNNNNNNNNNNNNNNNNNNNNNNNNNNNNNNNNNNNNNNNNNNNNNNNNNNNNNNNNNNNNNNNNNNNNNNNNNNNNNNNNNNNNNNNNNNNNNNNNNNNNNNNNNNNNNNNNNNNNNNNNNNNNNNNNNNNNNNNNNNNNNNNNNNNNNNNNNNNNNNNNNNNNNNNNNNNNNNNNNNNNNNNNNNNNNNNNNNNNNNNNNNNNNNNNNNNNNNNNNNNNNNNNNNNNNNNNNNNNNNNNNNNNNNNNNNNNNNNNNNNNNNNNNNNNNNNNNNNNNNNNNNNNNNNNNNNNNNNNNNNNNNNNNNNNNNNNNNNNNNNNNNNNNNNNNNNNNNNNNNNNNNNNNNNNNNNNNNNNNNNNNNNNNNNNNNNNNNNNNNNNNNNNNNNNNNNNNNNNNNNNNNNNNNNNNNNNNNNNNNNNNNNNNNNNNNNNNNNNNNNNNNNNNNNNNNNNNNNNNNNNNNNNNNNNNNNNNNNNNNNNNNNNNNNNNNNNNNNNNNNNNNNNNNNNNNNNNNNNNNNNNNNNNNNNNNNNNNNNNNNNNNNNNNNNNNNNNNNNNNNNNNNNNNNNNNNNNNNNNNNNNNNNNNNNNNNNNNNNNNNNNNNNNNNNNNNNNNNNNNNNNNNNNNNNNNNNNNNNNNNNNNNNNNNNNNNNNNNNNNNNNNNNNNNNNNNNNNNNNNNNNNNNNNNNNNNNNNNNNNNNNNNNNNNNNNNNNNNNNNNNNNNNNNNNNNNNNNNNNNNNNNNNNNNNNNNNNNNNNNNNNNNNNNNNNNNNNNNNNNNNNNNNNNNNNNNNNNNNNNNNNNNNNNNNNNNNNNNNNNNNNNNNNNNNNNNNNNNNNNNNNNNNNNNNNNNNNNNNNNNNNNNNNNNNNNNNNNNNNNNNNNNNNNNNNNNNNNNNNNNNNNNNNNNNNNNNNNNNNNNNNNNNNNNNNNNNNNNNNNNNNNNNNNNNNNNNNNNNNNNNNNNNNNatgtcgtccaaaatcatgaaaaaagtcatagtatagtatgtcgtccaaaatcatgaaaaaaagtcatagtatagtatgtcgtccaaaatcatgaaaaaaaaagtcatagtatagtatgtcgtctgaaaaaatgaaaaaaatgtcatagtatagtatgtcgtccaacaCCACAAAAAAcggtcatagtataatatgtcgtccaaaatcatgaaaaaacgtcctagtatagtatgtcttccgaaatcatgaaaaaacgtcatagtatagtatgtcggccAACACCACAAAAGacggtcatagtatagtatgtcctccaaaatcatgaaaaagggtcatagtataatatgttgcccaaaatcatgaaaaacggttatagtataatatgttgcccgaaatcatgaaaaagggtcatagtatagtatgtcgtcaaaaatcacgaaaaaacatcatagtatagtatgtcttccgaagtcatgaaaaaatgtcatagtatagcatgtcttccgaagtcatgaaaaaatgtcatagtatagtgtgtcgtccaaaatcatgaaaaagggtcatagtatagtatgtcatccaaaatcatgaaaaaacatcacagtatattttcaaaaatcatgaaaaaacgtcatagcatagtatgctgtcaaaaatcatgaaaaacggtcatagtttagtatgtcgtcggaaatcttgaaaaaaggtctaaaaatgtcagtaaacctaaaaatgtcatgtcatagcatagtatgtctaCAAATGTCATGTCGTAGAACAGTACGCCTGAAAAATGTTATTGTATAGTGTGACTAAAAAATAGCATAATATAGTATGcaataaaatgtcacagtatagtatgtctaaaaatgtcatggtacaCCTAAAAAGTGTCatagaataaaaaatgtcacGTCACATTAtaccttaaaaaaatcatactacAGTCATAGTCGTATAGTGTAGTCATATAGTACCGTCATGTCATGTTATTGTATGcctgaaaaatgtcatttcataGGACAACAGTATACCTGAAAAAGGTCATTGTATAAAAAAGTGGCATAGTATGGTATGCCTAAAATATGCCATGTCATAGAATAGTTGCCTGAGAAATGtcataatataaaaaatgtcatggtatactTTCTATAAAAAACAGCATCATATCGTATgccattttacatttaattctGAGTGAcattaaaactgtttaaaaagtCTTGAACTTAAGCTGCCCTAAGGTGTAGGAACCCTGTGTTAAATGAGAATGTTTGTGACCCGGTTGGAAACAGTCACGCTGAAAAACTCAGCACCACCGAAACAAACTTTCTCAGGATCTATCATTGATCATGCACAGCTCTATTCTGTGACTTTTAGATTCAGCCATGTTATTTCTCACATACTACACTATAAGAAATGCTATATTTTGATGAGAAGTAAGAGGGTTAAACCAACATACCTTACCTTTACATCATTTAGTTATGACAAAAAATAGAGAGCCTTTCAATGTTGGAACTATCGGACTGCTACCATGACATTTACATAGTCAACATGACCATAAAATGGAGGCAGCAAAATGTGAGGGCTTACTCATCTGTTACATTACTCACCATAGCAACATCATCCAAGATACTCTGTGGCATACTGTGAGCCATCACctggagagacaaaaaaacaatgggGATCATTTCAGGTTTCACTTTCCCTTCAAGTCTGAGTGAATTCAAATATACAGACACCACACGATCAATACCTTGGAGCAGACAAAGTCCACTAATGtcgcctcttcctctccaatgTACTCAATAATCTTTTTATTGATCCAGGGCCGGACACGTCGCTCCATTAACGTCTATAAAAAGGACAGGAGATGAGGACACAGGTTTTGTTTTAGAAGTGGTGCTAATATCTGAGTCCATTTCCAAACAACTTATAGTATGTAACAGACACCATTAggcaatttctttttaaatataatgttCTAAATTTGCTCGTCTGCTTAAAACAGCTGAAAAGACAACTTCAATGTAATACAGCACATCCTTCATGTCTCCTCACCGTGTCCACCATAGACCAGTCCAGCGGGTAGGAGAACAGCTCAGGCTTTGCTGTGGGAATCTTTTCTATCAGGCTCTTGATGTGTTTGCGTTTCTCCTCCGTGTTGGCCCCCTTTATGCTGGAGAGCCCGGCCCCGTCCACCCCGAGGCTCTTGTCGTCATCGTAATCCAGGGGCACCAGCTTCCTCTTGCGAGGCTGTTCGTCGGCCTCTTCGTCATCGAACTTGTCGAAGACGCTGTCCACGGGTAGCTTCTTCCTCTTGCCTGTGATGGGTTGACTGGGGCTTCCTGTGGCACCTGCTGAGGACAAGGAGCTTCATGAATACTGAGTTCATTTACTAATGATAAAGTTCACCTGAAGTTACACAGATGGGATTACTTGTCTGTTCTGCAGTGATTAAATGCCACAGAAACTATTCAGATTCATTTATTGTTGCAatagttacatttttttctgctgctgctctttgtgCTCTGTACATATGATAAAGAATGCTTCATAAGTTTTTCCACTAGAATGGAAGTACATGTGGAGAGAGAGCATAACTGTGGTGTGAGGTGGGTGGTTGTTAAAATGATGGATGTGGATGTTCTATCACACAAGCTACTGACAACAGATATGCAAGCTCTGCATTCTGGTCCATGAGGGCGACTATCTGTGCACAGATGTGCCCCTTTTTTGGATGTTGAACAAAATCTGCAAAGACTTTGTCTTTGATTTACACCAgtacatttaatacatttaaacagaATGACTACATGTGATTTAGAAGGACATCTGGCGATACTATGGTAGTTTAACTTCACAATTTGCTTTATCAATCAATGCAATTTAGTCCCTTTTTTGCCTCCTCTTACATTGTGGGCTGCTGCTTTATTATGGAGCAGAGCGCTCAGCTGAATCAGTGAAGCACTGCTGTGTACTAAGTAACAACTGACATGAATTCTCAATAAGAGTCCTGTGAGCAGGGCTGCAACAGACAATTGAATTATAGATTAATCTGCCAgctattttctcatttttctcaAATACTCAGTTTAAGAATCTAGAAAAACAGTTTGGAAATCTTTTAGGACACTGGATTAAGGAGAGTGACTTCAATGATAATCGAAGCAGCTGCAGATTAAATTACTGTCTAAATAACTGGAAGTTTTAGCTCTCTGCGCAAGCGCTCCATGCCTGTCCATGTCACAGCGAGGACACATTTCTTTCACTCACCCAGTTTGAGACTGAGGCCGATCTTTGGCCGGTTTTCCTCCTGCGGCAGGGCCTCAGGGGGCGAGTTCTCGTGGGGGATGATGATGCCACAGGGCGACTCGTCCCCGGGCGTGTTGGGGGACGCGTTGCCACTGGCCGACGACACTGAGGGCGCTGCTGTGATGGGCCGCATTGTGGGCTTCAAGCACGGTTTTACATCAGGGTTATCTTCATCATCGTCAAATTCATCCTCCTCGCCCTCCTCCACCTCGTCGTCTGAGTGGGCGGGCCGTGCGCGGGGTTCTACTCTTTCCGGTTCCTGCCGGCGTTCCCGGTGCTCTCGTGAACCCCTGTGGCGTTCCCGTTTCTCCTCGGGCTCTGGCTCCTGGATGATGGGAGGTTGTCTCAGacgctcctcctcttcctcctccatctgGACCAATAAGACGCAGATATGCAGAAGATTAACACCCAATCAGTGTTTAACACATGAAAAGGACAAGAGACGATGAAAGGTGGACACCACAGATGTGCAGAGAGGCAAAGACACTCAGATGATGAAGTGACCTTCACAAAGACAAcaggcagcacacacacactcaccacagatacaaaggcaaacacacacattattattgaGCACAAGCATACCCTGCGTAGCTCTGCGTCTGGGTTTGGATGTCCCTCGTCTAACAGCCTCTGTCTgatctcctccagctcctccttctctctcttcctgtcacGCTCGTCCGCCTCCATCTCCTTCTCTCGGTCTCTGAGACGCTTCTGCAGCGCACTGCCCCTAGGGGTCACACCAAAAATAACAGCCTTCAGAACAATAGCCGTAGCTGCAGTATTACATCTGCTACTACAAGTCAGATCTGGGTCACACAGCATCTGCTGCCACTTCTCCTCATGTATGTACATGTTTAAGTGCCACATGGCTCTGGTTTATCACACTGAACAATGAAATTAATGCTGTAATGTTCAGACTTTATGTGTTTTGCTCAAATTCACAACAATTCTGACACTGAATTGATTAGATATCATGATCACACATTTGCAAATTGAAGCTTTTAAAGGGTGCATAAGAGATGTTAAATCCCGTTAACAGAggacaatgtgtttttatttttgattgacaATCTGCTTAATTAAAGACGGCACTCTGGCATTTTTTGTTGCTCACCTGTAGTACTTGGGGTCATCTCTGTCATCATCGTAGTCTTCAAGAAACTCTTTCAACCGTTTGCCCTCTTTCACCTAAAGAAACACAGGACCACGCTATTTCTTCAGGATGATAAATCTACTTCTGCTCACAAATTTTATTGTCTCActtattaaataaaatcatatgaACACAAAATTAATCACATGAATGTCTCCATCTTGGGAACACATTAACATATGCACATTTTCTaatgcatgttttatttaaaaggacaCTTATCACTCAAACTGTATCCCTTCAGAAGGACATCTATGTTTGTCCTACAGTAGAATTAAGAGTGATTAATGATTGCTAATTTTAAGATAAACCTAGGTAATATTCTGGTTTATTAAATGAGGACAGTGTGTACACCAAGTATTCAAAGTTAAGAAGGACACCTCTTATGAACATCAGTGGTCATTCAATGTGCTCTCACCATTTCTCGTCTGCGCTCATCCTCCCTCTCGGCATCCTTGGCGTAATCTCGTGCCTTCTTCCTCTCCCTGAGCTCCCAGTTTTTTAGTCGCTGTCGTCACAACAGTGTCAGGTGAGCCACAATCAAACACAATCATGTTCCATCACATCAAGCGAAAAGAATAAAACGTGTTGTTATCTTAATATAAGCATCACATTCCTGGTTCGCTTGGTTGTCTCATTTGGACATAAGGTGCAATTATCTCTTTTCATCTTTAATCTTGAGGGGATCCCGAAAATTTTTTAACAtcctcatttattttatgaatcatcatcattttGCATCGTAACTGACGTGGTGTATAGGTGTCCAACAGTTAATTTCTGCATCTATAAAATATGACCCGTTGTACTGCGAGATCGTTAGCAGAAAGCAGTGTACGTACCGCTTCCTTTTGTTACGTGTTTTATATGGACACAGCCCATGTAACCTCCCTGCCTTCCCTACCTCCTGATAGGCTGCTTCCTTGTCTCTcagtttcctctccagctttCTGCGTTCATAcgcctcctcttcatcttcctggTCTCGTTTCTTCTCCCTGTCTCGGTCTCGACTCACCTCCCTGCAAAAACAGAATACATTATCCTTCAATCTAAACTGGAACCAACATAAAGAGTTTAAGGTGGGGGAGAGATGGGAGGATGTCTATGGAGCATGGTCTGTATCTGCCCACAGGTTTAATCAGTCATGAGTGAAAATActtgtgtgggtgtgtaggGGCTGTTAGCAGCTGTGAGTATACAATTTCAAACATCTGTACACTTACAACGTTGTCGGCTAATGGTCAGAGCTTGTATTTTGTTGCATCTTTAAACCCAAGAGCAGTACAGATGGCTCAGCTTGCACATTTTCTTTCCAGTAAGATCACAGTGCAAAGATTCATTGCATAATTGATATTGTACAGTCCGACATGAGACTGCAACCAAGATATTATTAGACCCGTATCACATAGTGTGACATGCAATGGCACTACAACACTGCTGTTATTGCACAATGTATGGGGCCCTTTTAAGTGAGGGCCCTAAACACTTCCCATGCTGCCATTAGTTTCGCTCAATATCAATGAAAATCACTTTAAACTCACTCCTGATAGATAATCTATCACAATCAAAACTGGGCTGATTTTTCCTTTACCTGGATCGGCTGCGCTCGGGGCTCCTGTCGCGGCTTCTGTCCCTCTCCCAGTCTCTCTCCCGCTCTCTTTCTCTGGTCCTGCGGTCGcggtctttgtctctgtctcgcTCCCGTTCACGCTCAcgctctctttccctctcccgTTCCCTCTCTCGCTCCTTCTCCCTCTCGCGGTCCCGCCGCTCTCTTTCTCGCTCTCGTTCTTTTTCCCGCTCCCTGCGTTCCCGCTCAAACTCCAGCCGCTCCTTCTCCCTCTTGTCCTTCTCTTCTTCTAGTTTCTGCAgagcaaaacacagacaggttcaGCCGACGCCACACGAGGTCCGGTGAGTCTTCTGCAGTCAATTTGCTACTGTGCACAGATCAAGTGGTTTCCAGATTTTGAAAGGTTTCATACAGGAACATGCCCTATGCTAATCAGCGCAAAGAAGAAGctggaatcctaactgggaaaACCTGGAAGGACCAAATAGCTCTCCCTCACAGAGAGACAGCTTCATCATTCATCTAAAGCAGTACGGTGTACTGCGTCAAACTTGCACTATTAACTACTTAAAATACTTTAGCAAGAATGTAACTGGAAACCACTTCAATGTTCAAAAGATCTGTGGAACATGTTCAACTTGAGGCATTCATAACGAGAAAAAGGCGCTGCAAAAGACAATGCTTTTTCTCTCCTTAAGATTCCTCCTCTcagcacaagaaaaacaaaaacagaaaacaggcgtCAGTCGTTTGTTGAACTAGTTGTTTGTGACTTACAGGTGTTGAACTATGGATTCAGCCCTTCGCTGCCCCTACAAGCCTTTTAAGTTAGGCCTGGGAGGAAAGCAGGTCACACGGTATACAAGGAAAAACGTTATGGGATTCTGTCTTGCTtaagcatcatcatcatcattatcatcatcatcatcatcagaaacAACAACCTTTACTTCAATGGGTAACATGTCATTCGGtaataaagaaaatgaatatAATGAACATCAGTTACATTTCTGCACAGATAAATGAAATTGTAGAAGCGGTCTTACCCCTGCAGAAGTCTTCAGCAGCTCTTCTCGACTTATTACAaacaagcacgcacacacacacatcccaatTCTGCCTTTACGGGCATTACACACGAGGCTTTGAGTGTTTTTAGAGTTAAAACAGAATCTGACGCTCAATGAGAGAACTGAACACAAAGAAACTAAATGTGTATTTCTATAACTTTTAGGGCACTTAGTTTGTACAGTGAGTACAGCAGTGGAGTTAAATCAATTTtatataaatcactgaactaTATCGCAGTCATACGCAGCCACAGGCGGTCAGCTGGTCTTCAAAGAAACACAGTAGTCTAAAAGCCTCGGGTGTAATGCAGCTCAAGAGAAGGAAACTTATGAGACAAGAAAGAGGATGGAAGGATTTAATTTTAACACGATAACATGACTTTATTAGCTCAGATTAAGTATTAATGCTTATGACTCAAGCTCAATTCATGTCAAGTGTTCAATCTAAAATCTTCTTACTTACCTCTGTAAAGTGTCTACCAGGGCTTGCTACATAAATACTTGATCCAAAATTATTTTGTTGAATAGCAAAATTATAatcttgatatttttttcttacagcGGCTGTTTTAGGAGaatttattttagaaaaaaaatcttcaaagTCAGAAATAAACTGGAAAAGGGAAAAGAAACAGGTCTgacttaaaaatatttttatttctacgACAACACTGTCAAATCCTTAAACTGTGCAGTTCTGCTCTTTCCTGTTTTTGGTTTAATCTTCCGACATGATTGCAGGACTTGAGTACTTGAGTTTCGTCCTGTACATTTCTCACTGATCTATCTTGTAGAACagagaagaggcagagagagaaagacgcTGATGGGGAGcaagagatggaggagagaagTCACAcgatgacacacacagagagcacgTACCTTGTCAGTCTTCAGATCAGCATGCTGCTGTGGAGAGGGCGCCCCCCCACACTAGCATAATAAAAGCTACAGCCAAAGTCACTGCAGTGGTTATTGACAAGAGTCCTTGTGCTTCAACATGAACACCATTAAGACAGACCATCATTTACAGAGGACTCGCACAGGTTCACCGACTCAAGCTTTCGGGGCACCGCCAATAATGTCGCAGAATGGAGGTCGACAGGTTGGGAGGATGACTGGTGTTGTCAAATGTTTGGCTGGATAAAGAGCATCACACGCCCTGACCGACACACACAAAAGTGCAGTGCAGTTGCCCCCAT
The sequence above is drawn from the Epinephelus moara isolate mb chromosome 12, YSFRI_EMoa_1.0, whole genome shotgun sequence genome and encodes:
- the rbm25b gene encoding RNA-binding protein 25b isoform X1, translating into MSFPPHLNRPLLPPPGMPPQFAGFSSGAPMIPVHVGIMTPTSVMVPSVQVISKPPIHKKEILRAKESDENSGPTTTVFVGNISEKASDMLIRQLLAKCGIVLSWKRVQGASGKLQAFGFCEYKEPESTLRALRLLHDLQIGDKNLLVKVDAKTKAQLDEWKAKKKTANGNKKAEDGGDDEEEVLDEETKKRDQIIKGAIDGLMREYAADLNAPSQDEESQRRKRKKEKKEEDDINTIDMEEDKRDLISREISKFRDTHKKLEEEKDKREKERLEFERERREREKERERERERRDREREKERERERERERERERERERDRDKDRDRRTRERERERDWERDRSRDRSPERSRSREVSRDRDREKKRDQEDEEEAYERRKLERKLRDKEAAYQERLKNWELRERKKARDYAKDAEREDERRREMVKEGKRLKEFLEDYDDDRDDPKYYRGSALQKRLRDREKEMEADERDRKREKEELEEIRQRLLDEGHPNPDAELRRMEEEEEERLRQPPIIQEPEPEEKRERHRGSREHRERRQEPERVEPRARPAHSDDEVEEGEEDEFDDDEDNPDVKPCLKPTMRPITAAPSVSSASGNASPNTPGDESPCGIIIPHENSPPEALPQEENRPKIGLSLKLAGATGSPSQPITGKRKKLPVDSVFDKFDDEEADEQPRKRKLVPLDYDDDKSLGVDGAGLSSIKGANTEEKRKHIKSLIEKIPTAKPELFSYPLDWSMVDTTLMERRVRPWINKKIIEYIGEEEATLVDFVCSKVMAHSMPQSILDDVAMVLDEEAEVFIVKMWRLLIYETEAKKIGLVK
- the rbm25b gene encoding RNA-binding protein 25b isoform X2 — translated: MSFPPHLNRPLLPPPGMPPQFAGFSSGAPMIPVHVGIMTPTSVMVPSVQVISKPPIHKKEILRAKESDENSGPTTTVFVGNISEKASDMLIRQLLAKCGIVLSWKRVQGASGKLQAFGFCEYKEPESTLRALRLLHDLQIGDKNLLVKVDAKTKAQLDEWKAKKKTANGNKKAEDGGDDEEEVLDEETKKRDQIIKGAIDGLMREYAADLNAPSQDEESQRRKRKKEKKEEDDINTIDMEEDKRDLISREISKFRDTHKKLEEEKDKREKERLEFERERREREKERERERERRDREREKERERERERERERERERERDRDKDRDRRTRERERERDWERDRSRDRSPERSRSREVSRDRDREKKRDQEDEEEAYERRKLERKLRDKEAAYQERLKNWELRERKKARDYAKDAEREDERRREMVKEGKRLKEFLEDYDDDRDDPKYYRGSALQKRLRDREKEMEADERDRKREKEELEEIRQRLLDEGHPNPDAELRRMEEEEEERLRQPPIIQEPEPEEKRERHRGSREHRERRQEPERVEPRARPAHSDDEVEEGEEDEFDDDEDNPDVKPCLKPTMRPITAAPSVSSASGNASPNTPGDESPCGIIIPHENSPPEALPQEENRPKIGLSLKLGATGSPSQPITGKRKKLPVDSVFDKFDDEEADEQPRKRKLVPLDYDDDKSLGVDGAGLSSIKGANTEEKRKHIKSLIEKIPTAKPELFSYPLDWSMVDTTLMERRVRPWINKKIIEYIGEEEATLVDFVCSKVMAHSMPQSILDDVAMVLDEEAEVFIVKMWRLLIYETEAKKIGLVK